In the Candidatus Caldatribacterium sp. genome, one interval contains:
- the raiA gene encoding ribosome-associated translation inhibitor RaiA → MEIVVRGKNVEVTELIRDHVTKKLAKLERFFKRILDATVHFYSERGRIRVEVTMTASGVVLRGEGEGPDWRTAFDEVLEKLERQVKRHKEKLERRGLLKKEELVALEGIPGEEERETTIADRVVKVKEFVLRPMSLEDAILQMELLGHTFFVFKDLDKEKVQVVYKRKDGNYGLIDLVY, encoded by the coding sequence ATGGAAATCGTTGTGCGAGGAAAAAACGTTGAGGTAACGGAGCTCATTCGGGACCACGTGACGAAGAAACTCGCCAAACTCGAGCGCTTCTTCAAGCGGATTCTCGACGCCACGGTCCACTTCTACTCCGAGCGCGGCCGGATACGGGTTGAGGTAACCATGACGGCAAGTGGGGTGGTGCTCCGGGGAGAGGGAGAGGGTCCGGACTGGAGGACGGCTTTCGATGAGGTCCTCGAGAAGCTCGAGCGCCAGGTGAAGCGCCACAAGGAGAAGCTGGAACGGAGGGGGCTCCTCAAAAAGGAGGAGCTCGTTGCCCTTGAGGGAATCCCTGGGGAAGAGGAGAGAGAAACCACCATTGCCGATCGGGTGGTTAAGGTGAAGGAGTTCGTGCTCCGTCCCATGAGCCTTGAGGACGCCATTCTCCAGATGGAACTCCTTGGCCACACTTTTTTTGTCTTCAAAGACCTTGATAAGGAGAAAGTCCAGGTGGTATATAAGAGGAAGGACGGAAACTACGGTCTCATCGACCTTGTGTACTGA